The window CGCGCCAGCGCATTGAACGCGCCGCGAAATTTGAAGGCGCCCATGCGCTGGTAGTTCTCACACTTGAAGAACACCTCGGCATTGAGTTGCCCGTTCAGGGTGCGTGACGTCAGTACGGGTGTGCGATGAGCATGGCCCGCGATGCGAGCGGCGGCATCAAGCACGTCCTGATAGGTTGGAAGCGTCAATTCTGGCGAAGTCATTGGTTGAGTCCTGTCTTGTTGTCATCAATACCGGCAGCCAGTGCCATGGCTTCCACTTCGACGGCGCAGCCAAAATGCAATTGGGCCACGCCGGCAACCGCTCGGGCGGGACGGTGATCGCCCAGCCATTGCGCATACAACCGATTGAAAGCAGGCCATTGATCAATGTCGGTGACGTACACCCGGACCTGCACCAGATGGTGTTTGTCCACGCCTGCTCGAGCCAGGCAATGCCCAAGATTGGTGAGCACCTGGTGCACCTGCTCGTCGAAAGGCCGGTCGGCCAATGCCCTGCCTTCGGCATTGATCGGCAACTGCCCGGAAATCATCACAAAACCACCGGCACTGCATATGTGTGAATAGTGCCCGGCAGGCGGGTTGATCGCGTCGCTGTTGGCGCATTCGATAACGGGCATGGCGTCACCTCGATGTCAGTGAGAGGTTAAAGAATCGATGCCCGTGTCCCGGCCAACTGGAACAGGCAATCACCGCGCTGAACCTTGGCCATCGCCCGTTTGCAGACCACCTCGCCATCGCCACTGAACAGCACCTGGACCGGCTCGCGCATCGGCTCATCAGGGAAATGGATCAGCGCCGCCGGTTGCCCGACTTTGACCGTCGCCCCCAACTCCACCAACGGCTCCCATAGCCCGGCGTGCAAGGCATAGACGTAGTGCAGACTCTTGTCGATAGCGAGCAGACGCGAGACGGTCGGCGGTTGGGCCGGCACCAGTTCGCCCTGCAAAATGCCGGTGTAGCCGAGCAAGTGCAGCAGGCCGTGACGCGCCTGTTCGATCAAGGCCGGATTGACCGTACCACCGCCGCCGAGTTCGGTGAGGAAGCAGATCGCGCCCTGGCGTCGTGCCGCCGCCGTGATGTTCACCGGGTTGGGGTGATAGAGAAACGCCTTGGGCAAGCCGAAGGCCTTGAGCAGCCCGGAGACCACTTTTTCTTCCGCGGCATCGCGCGGTTCGAGGCCCATCATGTTGGCGCCGTCATACAGCAATGAACTGCCACCGGAATGCAGGTCGACCAGGTAATCGGCGCGCGCCAGTAGGACTGTTTCGATGTAATGGGCAATGATCTGGGTCGGCGTTCCAGCAGGGTCGCCGGGGAACAGGCGATTGAGGTTGCCATCGTCCAGTGGCGAAGTGCGCAGACCGGCAGCGGCGGCCGGGTAGTTCATCATCGGCAGCAGAATGATCTGGCCCTGGATCATCTCCGGTTGCAGCTCGCGAATCAGGCGCGAGACCAGAATCTGACCTTCGTATTCGTCGCCATGGCTACCGGCGCTGATCACAAACACCGGGCCCTCGCCGTTGCGGATCGACACCACCGGAATCGGAATCCAGCCATAGGCCGAACGATGCACCGAGTGCGGCAGGCGCAGATAGCCGTGATGTTTGCCCGGTGCGTCGAAATCCACGTCGCTCTTGATAGGGTTTGCAATGCTCATATCGATGCCTTGATTGCCAATGGGGTGTGGGCCGCTTCGGCGGCCCGGTTCGTAGAAAAGCGTTACCAGGCCTTGGCCTTGGTCATGTCGCCCACCACGTCGTAGTCGGCGCCCAGATATTGCTTGCCGAGTTTTTGCAGCGTGCCGTCGGCGGTCATGTCGGCGATGGCTTTGTTCATCGCTTCACGCAAGGCATCGGCGCCTTTGGGCACGATCGCCGCCCCCAGGGAATAGGTCACCGGTTCACCCACGACCTTGACCGGCAAGCCGTTGGCTTCCTTGACTTTCTGGCCATGGAAATAGGAGTCGATCAACGAATCCAGGCGCCCGGAAACCAGATCGCTGTAGAGCAGACCGGCACCTTCATAAGTACGGATTTCCGACTCCTTGAGGTTGTTGCGCGCCCACAATTCATTGGAGGTGCCGGACGTGGCGCCAACGCTGTGGCCCTTGAGGCTTGGGATGTCATGGATGTCGTCGTTGCGCTCGCTGACCCAGATGCGGAAGGCCTGCACGCTGTACGGCGAGGTGAAATCGACGATCTTCGCCCGCTCCGGGGTGTTGGCCAGGCTGTTGATCACCGTGTCGTATTTGTGGGTCTTGATGCTGTCGACAAAACTGGTGAACTTGTCGGCGACAAACTCGACCTTGGGGATGCCGATGCGCTTGAAGATTTCCCGGGCCACGGCCACGTCATAACCGGAGGGCTGGTTCTGCTCATCGATGTAACTCCAGGGTGGGCTGGTCTGTGTATTGGCGATCCGGACCACGCCGCTCTGGCGCAATTTCGACAGCGAGTCGTCGGTTTCGGCGACGGCGGTGTTCAGGGCCAGGCAGGTCAACAGACCCAGCAGGATGGCAGTGTTCGGGCGGAGCAAGGAGCGGATGTTCATGATGGATCTCTCTGTAGGCTGAGGGGCGCAAAAGTGATGACGTCAGCGGCTAGAACAGCGGCAATGTGTAGCTGAGGATCAAGCGATTCTGGTCGGTGTCGCTGGACGCATCGCTGCGAAACACCGCGCTGCGCCAGGTCAGGCCGACGTTTTTGAACACGCCGCTCTGCACCACGTAACCGAGGCTGGTATCACGCTCCCACTCGCTCAGGTCGCCGCGCTTGGAGGCAATGTTGTCGCCCTTGAGATAAACCACCGAGGCCGTCAGACCAGGAATGCCCTGCGCAGCAAAGTCATAGGCGTACTGCGCCAGCCAGGTGCGCTCGCCGGCCTTGACGAAGCTGCCGATCATGCGGTCGGTGATCAAATACAGACCGCTGCCGGTAGCGCCAAGCGAACCCTGGTTGATGTACGGAAAATTACTGTCTCCGCTCAATTGCTGATAACCCGCACTCACGGCGTGACCGCCGAGGCTATAGGTGAACATCGCGCTCCAGGTGCGGTTATCCACCTCGCCCAGGGTCGCTCCGTCAGTGTAGTAGCCGGTGCTGGCGTAACCTTCGGCCCGCCCTTGACGGCTGGCGTTCTTGCCGTCGGAAGTGTTGTAGAAGTAACGCAGGTCGGTCTTGAGTTTGCCCTCGCCGATCGACATCGCATGTTGCAGGCCGAAGAAATGCTGGTTGTAGAAATCTTCCAGATTGCCGTAGTAGTACTGGCCGAGCAGGTCCTTGGTGATCTTGTAGTCGGCACCGGCGTAATAGAAGTGATTGGTGTCCGCGCCTTTGGCAGCGCCACCGATGGCCAGCGCCTGGAAGTCCGAGGACGTGCGGCCCTTGGCGTGCTCGATCTGCCCGCCGGTGAAGGTCAAGCCTTCGATCTCCATCGAAGTGATTTGCTGGCCTTCGTAGGTCTGCGGCAGCAGACGAGAATCGCTGAAGCTGACCACCGGCAATTTCGGTTGCAAGGTGCCGACCCGCAGTTCGGTCTTGGACACTCGCGCCTTGGCTGTCACGCCCAGGCTGCTGAAATCGTCGACGGCGCTGCCATCGCTTTCCAGTGGAAACATCACCCCCGGTGTGCGGTCGGCACCGGCCTTGCCGACTTTCGAGCCACCGTCCAGGCGCACGCCAAGCATGCCCAGCGCGTCCACGCCAAAGCCGATCGGCCCCTGGGTGAAACCCGATTGGTAGTTGAGGACAAAGGCTTGCCCCCACTCTTCCTGGCGCGGCGCCGAATTCTTGCTGCGCGGGTCGGTGTTGAAGTACAGATTGCGCAAGCTCAGGCTGGCATGACTGTCTTCGATAAAACCCTCAGCCCAGCCAATGTTGCAAAAACCCATGCCGGCGACGGCCATGGTCAGGGGCAGGCGCTGCCTCATGTTGATTTTCATGCACACGAACTCCTCTCGGGGGGATCGTGCCCCCCTTTTTATTGTTGTTGGGTCAGGTGATGCGTTGCGCTGTGTCAGCCGTCAGTAACGTCGCAGGAATTGCTGGATGCGCTCGCCGCTGTCGTCGCCGAAGAACTCCTCGGCCGTGGTGTTTTTCACCACCACGCCGCCTTCCATGAAAATCACCCGGTCAGCCGCTTCCTGGGCGAAGCGCAATTCATGGGTGACCACCAGCATGGTCATGCCGGCATTGGCCAGGTTGCGCATGACCATCAGCACTTCGTCGCGCAGTTCCGGGTCGAGGGCCGAGGTCGGCTCGTCGAAGAAAATCACTTCCGGGTCCATGGCCAGGCCACGAGCGATGGCCACTCGTTGCTTCTGCCCTCCGGACAGGCTCGCCGGGTATTTGTCAGCCTTGTCCTTCAAGCCGACCTGTTCCAGCAAGGCCATGCCGCGGGCAATCGCCGAAGCCTTGGCGACTTTCTTGACGCTGATCAGGCCTTCGATCACGTTTTCCAGTGCGGTCTTGTGCGGAAACAGGTTGAACGACTGAAACACCATCGCCGTCTTCTGCCGCAGTTGGGCGATCTGTGCCCGATCGGCACGTCCCAGGCTTTTGCCTTCCTGGACTACGACACGATGGCCGCAGATTTCCAGCACGCCGCTGTTGGGTTCTTCGAGGAAGTTCAGCGAGCGCAACAGCGTGGTCTTGCCTGAACCGGACGGGCCGAGGATCACCACCACTTCGCCCTTCTGCACTTGCAGATCGACACCTTTGAGCACCGCCAGTGGACCGAACGATTTGCACAGGGCGGTGACGCTGATTGTGGTCTGGCTCATTGGTAGCGCCTCGTCAAACGACCTTCAAGGTAGGTCTGTAATACCGTCAGGACCTGGTTGATGACCCAGTACATCAGGCCGACCATCAGGAACATTTCCATGTAGCGGAACGTTGCCGCGCCCATCTGCTCGGCAACCCGGGTCAGCTCGACCACGGTGATGGTCGAGGCCAGCGAGGTGTCCTTGACCAGCGCGATCAGCCGGCTGCCCAGCGGCGGCAAGGCAATGCGCAAGGCTTGCGGCAGAATGATCCGGCGCAGCGCGGTCCAGTAGCCCATGCCCATCGAAGCCGAAGCCTCCCACTGGCCACGGTCCACTGCGCTGATACCGGACCGGAAGTTTTCGCTCAGGTACGCGGCGGAGAACAGCGTCAATGCCAGCAACGCTGAAGGGATCGGCGACAGCACGATGCCGAAATGCGGCAAGCCGAAGTAGATCAACAGGATCTGCACCAGCAATGGCGTGCCGCGAAAGATCGACACATAGCTGAAGGCGAACACCCGCAGCAGCCGCACCCGGGAATTACGCAACAGCGCGATGCCCATGCCCACGGTGCTGCCAAGGATGAACGCGGCCAGGCTCAAACCGAGCGTGACCTGAATCGCCTGCTGCAACAGCGGCAAGGACCGGATGAATAAGTCGTACATGGTCAATCCTCAGCCGGTGTGACCGGAATGGTTGAGCGACTCCATCACAGGGCTGTGGCGATCCATGCTTGGCGGTTGCGCGAACGCAATGGCGATAAACAGATACAAAGCGATGCGGGGTCGAATGCTGTTCATTGTTGTCATGTTTTCCATCCCTCAGGTGGCAGCTGTTCGAATAAAAAGCGGCGGCGAATGTCGTGGATTCGCCGGCCGCGTGTCGGTCAGCCGAGGAAGGCTGCGTAACCGTCAAGCGCGCGTTGCAAATCCTCGATCAGCCAGGCCGGATCTTCCAGGCCGATGGCCAGGCGCACGATCGGTTGGTCGGTGGGTGAATACGCGCGACTCTGTTGCTGGCTGGCCGGGTAGTAGGCGATCAGGCTGTGGGTGCCGCCCCAACTGGCGCCGATCGGCAGGTGTTGCAGGGCATTGAAGAACGCACCGAACGCGGCCTCGGACGCCGGCTGCAAAATGATCGAGAACAGACAGCCGTTGCCGGTGAACTGTTTGCGCCAGATCTCGTGGCCCGGATGGCTGGGCAAGGCCGGAAACAACACTTGTTGGACCTGCGGCTGAGCTTCGAGCCACTGTGCGACTTGCAGCGCCGTACGGCTCTGTTGCGTCAGGCGCAATTCGAACGTTTCCAGTCCGCGCTGCACCAGAAAGCAGTCTTCCGGGCTGGTGGCCTGCCCGAGGATGCTCTGGGTCTCACGCAAAATGTCGTAATAGCCGCTGTCGTTCATGCTGATGCTGCCCATCAGCAGGTCGGAGTGGCCGCCGAACAGTTTGGTCGCGGCCTCGATCGACAGGTCGACGCCGTGATCCAGCGGGCGAAAATACAGGGGGCTGGCCCAGGTGTTGTCCATCATGGTCATCACGCCGTACTGGCGGGCGATGGCGGTGATGACCTGAATGTCCTGCATTTCCATGGTCACCGTACCGGGTGCTTCCAGGCAGATCATTTTGGTGTTGGGCTTGATCAGTTGTTCGATACCGGCGTCGATGGTCGGCGGATAGAACTCCACGTCCACGCCCATTTTCGCCAGCCAATTGCTGGCGAACGACTTCAGCGCGCCGTAGCAGGAGTCCGAAACCAGCAGATGATCGCCGCCGCGTACGAAGCCCATGACCGCGGTCATCAGCGCCGATTGACCAGACGGTGTCACAACGCAGTGCCGGGCGTTTTCCAGGGTCGCGATGCGCTGTTCGAGGCCGCGAGCGGTAGGCGTGCCGGTGATGCCGTAGCTGTAGCCGTCGGGTTGACGGGCCTTGCGGGCGACGAAGTCTTCGAAGGTGTCGAAGACGACAGTAGAGGCGCGCCAGACCGCTGGGGAAAGGCTGGCGAACGGATTATTAGCGTGGTCTGTAAAGCTCATGGGGAAGTGCCTGTTGGGCCGTTGTTGTTGACTCGATTCTAGAAAGGCACTTACATGACAACAACACGACAAATGATTAACTCTATAACCCCCGCTTATAGGTATGACCCGACATGGGCGTTCGCGAGATTGAAGTCTTCCGCACCATCATGACTGCTGGCAGCACCAGCAAAGCCGCGACGATGCTGGGTATTTCCCAACCGGCGGTGAGCCAGGCGATTCGTAAACTGGAGACCAGTTCAGGGATTCAACTGTTCGTCCGGACACGAGGACGGCTGGTGCCGACGCAGGAAGCGGCGGCGCTGATGGTGGACGTGAACAATTTCTTCATCGGCTACGAGGTGATCGAGCATCGCCTGAAAAGCCTGCGCAATTTCGGCATCAAGCGCCTGTCGATTGCCGTGCACCCTGCCCTGGGCAACAGCTTCCTGCCACGGGTCATTGCTGCGTTCGATACCGCCAAGCGCGAGATGCAGATTTCGCTACAGGTCATGAGCTCGCGGGACGTGCATCAGGCCGTCAGCAGCGGCCAGTTCGACTTGGGCCTGATGGCCGATGAGATGCCGGTGGAAAGCCTTGAGCACTCGCAATTTCTCAACAGCCCCGGCGTGATTGTGATGGCCGCCAGTCACCCACTGGCGCGGCGCACGTTGATCGGCCCGAAGGACCTGGCAGACGTCGACTTTCTCGCCCTCAACCCGGAAGACAGCAGCCGCCGACGCCTGGAGGCCGCGCTCAGCGCAGAAGACGTGAGTTTACGGATCCGGGTCGAGACCGCTTACGCGCACACCATCTGCGAGTTGGCGTTGCTCGGTGTCGGTGTCGGTTTCGTCAACCCGATGGCGGTACGGGACTTCGTCGAGCGTGGCTTGGTGGTCAAACCGTTCAGTGTCGACGTACCGTTCATCAGCATCCTGGTGTTCCAGGCAGGCAAACCCATGACCGACAACGCCAGGCAATTCATTCGCGCCCTGCGCATCCAGCTCAACCGCGACTTGGCGCACTTGCCGCAAAAATGAACCCATCATTGGCCATCTGCATCACAGGAGTTGACCCCATGCGCATCGCCTTGCTGTCCGACATCCACCTGTCCGTCAATGCGATACCGTTTCCCGAAGTGGAGGCCGATATCGTTGTTCTCGCCGGCGACATTTCGCGCCCCGCTGCCGCCATTGAGTGGGCCAAGGCCTGCCCCGCGCCGATCGTGTACGTGGCCGGCAACCATGAGTTTTACGGCAGCGACCTGATCTCGACTTACGAGCAATTGCACAGGCTGTCGCAAGGCACGCAGATTCACGTGCTGGAGCGCTCGGAATACGTTCACGACGGCGTGCGGTTTCTGGGTTGCACGCTGTGGTCCGACTATCGTCTTTACGAAGATGCGCACGAACGAGCACATGGCATCGACCTGGCTGCTGCGCTGGTGCGGGACTTCAGCCGCATCAGAATTTCCCCCGATTTCGAAGACCTGTTCAGCCCGGCGGTGTCCCAGCTTGTGTTTTTGCAGACCGTCGCCTGGCTGGAAGACTGCTTCGCCCGCGACAGCACGACGCCCACGGTGGTGATTTCCCATTTCGCACCGACCCGGTCGAGCATCAGCCCGATGTTTGCCAGTTCACCGATCAATTCGAGTTTTGTTTCCGACCTCGAAGAGCGGATCAGAAAATGGCAACCGGCCCTTTGGCTGCACGGCCACACCCACGGCAGCTTTGACTACCGGGTGGGCGATACCCGCGTGGTGTGCAACGCCCGGGGTTATGCCAAAGAAGGCGTCAACGAAAATCCCGGATTCGATGGCGCATTGTTGATCGAACTGGCGGTCTGAGGCGCGCCGTACGGGAGTTTGCGCCTATACCAAAGCGTTAGTTTCAAACACCCATGTCTGGTGGTCAGTGCCCGGCTTTGCCCATAAATTTCCCTCAACCGGGGAAGTGCCTCGGGCCGCGCATGCGTTACCTCCAGAACTCACATGAGTGTTGAAAAATGACTGACGAGAAAAGCGGAACCTCACGTCGTGGCTTGATCACGACCGGTGCCATGGCAGCAGCCTTGGCGGTGACACTACCTGCGCTGGCAGCGCAGCAAACCAAGGCACAGACGCCCGCTTCCACCGGAGGCAAAAGCGACGGCAACGCCAGTGGTTCGGGGATGATCACAGTCAAGGACGGCACGCAGATTTTCTACAAGGACTGGGGCAGCGGCCAGCCGATCGTGTTCCACCATGGCTGGCCCCTTTCCAGCGATGACTGGGATGGGCAAATGCTGTTTTTCCTCAGCAAGGGCTTCCGTGTCATCGCCCACGACCGCCGCGGTCATGGCCGTTCGTCGCAGACCGCTGTCGGCAACGAGATGGACACCTACGCCGCCGACGTCGCTGAACTGATGGCGCACCTGAACATCAAGAACGCCGTGCACGTCGGCCACTCCACCGGCGGCGGCGAAGTGGCACGCTATGTGGCGCGTCATGGTCGCGGCCGCGTGGCCAAAGCGGTGCTGATCGGTGCCGTACCGCCGATCATGCTGCGCACCGCAAACAATCCGGGCGGCATTCCAATGGACGTCTTCGATGGCTTGCGCAAAGCCGTGGCGGACAATCGCAGCCAGTTCTATCGCGATTTTCCGAGCGGGCCGTTCTACGGCTTCAATCGCCCGGGCGCGAAAGTTTCCGAAGCGATCATCGACAACTGGTGGCGCCAGGGCATGAACGGCGGCGCCAAGGCGCAGTACGACTGCATCAAGGCCTTCTCGGAAACCGACTTCACCGATGACCTGAAAAACATCGATGTGCCGACTTTGGTGCTGCATGGCGAAGATGACCAGATCGTACCGATCGCCGACTCGGCGCACCTGTCGATCAAACTGCTCAAGCACGGCACCCTGAAAACCTATCCTGGCCTGCCCCATGGCCTGTGCACGACCAATGGTGACGTGATCAACGCGGACCTCCTGGCGTTCATCAAGGCTTGACCTCCTTGGGCTGCGACTGCACCGCAAGAGCCGACTCATGATGAACGTCATGATCGGCTCTCCGTGCGCCAAGGCAAAGTGCCTGGCGCTCTGGGCAACCACGCTCGCGATCTTCGTCGTCGATACCCTCACGGAACTCGATATCGCGGTGGCGGTGTTGTACGTCCTGGTCATCATGATGGCCATGGACTCGTGCTCGATCCGCGGGTTGCGCCGGGTTGCACTGACTTGCGTGGTGCTGACGACTGCCGCGTTCTGCTTTTCCCACCTCGATCATCCGTTCAGCGCCGCGCTGGCCCGCTGCCTCGTTAGCC of the Pseudomonas sp. MAG733B genome contains:
- a CDS encoding RidA family protein, with the protein product MPVIECANSDAINPPAGHYSHICSAGGFVMISGQLPINAEGRALADRPFDEQVHQVLTNLGHCLARAGVDKHHLVQVRVYVTDIDQWPAFNRLYAQWLGDHRPARAVAGVAQLHFGCAVEVEAMALAAGIDDNKTGLNQ
- a CDS encoding succinylglutamate desuccinylase/aspartoacylase family protein, whose translation is MSIANPIKSDVDFDAPGKHHGYLRLPHSVHRSAYGWIPIPVVSIRNGEGPVFVISAGSHGDEYEGQILVSRLIRELQPEMIQGQIILLPMMNYPAAAAGLRTSPLDDGNLNRLFPGDPAGTPTQIIAHYIETVLLARADYLVDLHSGGSSLLYDGANMMGLEPRDAAEEKVVSGLLKAFGLPKAFLYHPNPVNITAAARRQGAICFLTELGGGGTVNPALIEQARHGLLHLLGYTGILQGELVPAQPPTVSRLLAIDKSLHYVYALHAGLWEPLVELGATVKVGQPAALIHFPDEPMREPVQVLFSGDGEVVCKRAMAKVQRGDCLFQLAGTRASIL
- a CDS encoding transporter substrate-binding domain-containing protein, which produces MNIRSLLRPNTAILLGLLTCLALNTAVAETDDSLSKLRQSGVVRIANTQTSPPWSYIDEQNQPSGYDVAVAREIFKRIGIPKVEFVADKFTSFVDSIKTHKYDTVINSLANTPERAKIVDFTSPYSVQAFRIWVSERNDDIHDIPSLKGHSVGATSGTSNELWARNNLKESEIRTYEGAGLLYSDLVSGRLDSLIDSYFHGQKVKEANGLPVKVVGEPVTYSLGAAIVPKGADALREAMNKAIADMTADGTLQKLGKQYLGADYDVVGDMTKAKAW
- a CDS encoding OprD family porin produces the protein MAVAGMGFCNIGWAEGFIEDSHASLSLRNLYFNTDPRSKNSAPRQEEWGQAFVLNYQSGFTQGPIGFGVDALGMLGVRLDGGSKVGKAGADRTPGVMFPLESDGSAVDDFSSLGVTAKARVSKTELRVGTLQPKLPVVSFSDSRLLPQTYEGQQITSMEIEGLTFTGGQIEHAKGRTSSDFQALAIGGAAKGADTNHFYYAGADYKITKDLLGQYYYGNLEDFYNQHFFGLQHAMSIGEGKLKTDLRYFYNTSDGKNASRQGRAEGYASTGYYTDGATLGEVDNRTWSAMFTYSLGGHAVSAGYQQLSGDSNFPYINQGSLGATGSGLYLITDRMIGSFVKAGERTWLAQYAYDFAAQGIPGLTASVVYLKGDNIASKRGDLSEWERDTSLGYVVQSGVFKNVGLTWRSAVFRSDASSDTDQNRLILSYTLPLF
- a CDS encoding amino acid ABC transporter ATP-binding protein, with product MSQTTISVTALCKSFGPLAVLKGVDLQVQKGEVVVILGPSGSGKTTLLRSLNFLEEPNSGVLEICGHRVVVQEGKSLGRADRAQIAQLRQKTAMVFQSFNLFPHKTALENVIEGLISVKKVAKASAIARGMALLEQVGLKDKADKYPASLSGGQKQRVAIARGLAMDPEVIFFDEPTSALDPELRDEVLMVMRNLANAGMTMLVVTHELRFAQEAADRVIFMEGGVVVKNTTAEEFFGDDSGERIQQFLRRY
- a CDS encoding amino acid ABC transporter permease, whose amino-acid sequence is MYDLFIRSLPLLQQAIQVTLGLSLAAFILGSTVGMGIALLRNSRVRLLRVFAFSYVSIFRGTPLLVQILLIYFGLPHFGIVLSPIPSALLALTLFSAAYLSENFRSGISAVDRGQWEASASMGMGYWTALRRIILPQALRIALPPLGSRLIALVKDTSLASTITVVELTRVAEQMGAATFRYMEMFLMVGLMYWVINQVLTVLQTYLEGRLTRRYQ
- the metC gene encoding cystathionine beta-lyase; the protein is MSFTDHANNPFASLSPAVWRASTVVFDTFEDFVARKARQPDGYSYGITGTPTARGLEQRIATLENARHCVVTPSGQSALMTAVMGFVRGGDHLLVSDSCYGALKSFASNWLAKMGVDVEFYPPTIDAGIEQLIKPNTKMICLEAPGTVTMEMQDIQVITAIARQYGVMTMMDNTWASPLYFRPLDHGVDLSIEAATKLFGGHSDLLMGSISMNDSGYYDILRETQSILGQATSPEDCFLVQRGLETFELRLTQQSRTALQVAQWLEAQPQVQQVLFPALPSHPGHEIWRKQFTGNGCLFSIILQPASEAAFGAFFNALQHLPIGASWGGTHSLIAYYPASQQQSRAYSPTDQPIVRLAIGLEDPAWLIEDLQRALDGYAAFLG
- a CDS encoding LysR substrate-binding domain-containing protein — encoded protein: MGVREIEVFRTIMTAGSTSKAATMLGISQPAVSQAIRKLETSSGIQLFVRTRGRLVPTQEAAALMVDVNNFFIGYEVIEHRLKSLRNFGIKRLSIAVHPALGNSFLPRVIAAFDTAKREMQISLQVMSSRDVHQAVSSGQFDLGLMADEMPVESLEHSQFLNSPGVIVMAASHPLARRTLIGPKDLADVDFLALNPEDSSRRRLEAALSAEDVSLRIRVETAYAHTICELALLGVGVGFVNPMAVRDFVERGLVVKPFSVDVPFISILVFQAGKPMTDNARQFIRALRIQLNRDLAHLPQK
- a CDS encoding metallophosphoesterase, which encodes MRIALLSDIHLSVNAIPFPEVEADIVVLAGDISRPAAAIEWAKACPAPIVYVAGNHEFYGSDLISTYEQLHRLSQGTQIHVLERSEYVHDGVRFLGCTLWSDYRLYEDAHERAHGIDLAAALVRDFSRIRISPDFEDLFSPAVSQLVFLQTVAWLEDCFARDSTTPTVVISHFAPTRSSISPMFASSPINSSFVSDLEERIRKWQPALWLHGHTHGSFDYRVGDTRVVCNARGYAKEGVNENPGFDGALLIELAV
- a CDS encoding alpha/beta hydrolase, whose protein sequence is MITVKDGTQIFYKDWGSGQPIVFHHGWPLSSDDWDGQMLFFLSKGFRVIAHDRRGHGRSSQTAVGNEMDTYAADVAELMAHLNIKNAVHVGHSTGGGEVARYVARHGRGRVAKAVLIGAVPPIMLRTANNPGGIPMDVFDGLRKAVADNRSQFYRDFPSGPFYGFNRPGAKVSEAIIDNWWRQGMNGGAKAQYDCIKAFSETDFTDDLKNIDVPTLVLHGEDDQIVPIADSAHLSIKLLKHGTLKTYPGLPHGLCTTNGDVINADLLAFIKA